In a single window of the Niabella ginsenosidivorans genome:
- a CDS encoding RagB/SusD family nutrient uptake outer membrane protein — MKIRLHHIFYFVFGLLITSCGKDFLNVEPTNASNAGDAIKAPQDAQVIINGIMRAMTSSDYYGRNFIMYGDAKGGDLTIYSAGRGLDALYTFNHSITTNSYSGYWSQIYFCLLQVNNLIENIEKLKTAGTAEGFDEYEGEALTLRALMYFDLVRLYGKPYNFDKTAWGVPNITSVLKPFDKPLRNTVEENYRQIMADLIKAAPLLSKEVNNSYINYYGNLALQARVNLYMNNPAAALSAAEEIINSGKYTLYTPGNWATSWTSQFGSESIFELVMLTGEADLGSSSLGYYLRRKGDGGGAAAGWFGASDGFLNRLKQDTSDVRWSVMAADELSTTAKPRLGSCYKYSGNTSHVGDKGSQSAVNIKVIRLSEVYLIAAEAALATDKEKAAGYLNAIRKRSPNLAPATAATVTMDMILDERSKELFCEGHRFFDMIRLNKQITFNDEFVGTITTRPKTIDRSYYKIILPISQDEINRNRGLEAQQNPGYN; from the coding sequence ATGAAAATAAGATTACATCATATATTTTATTTCGTATTTGGTTTATTGATTACCTCCTGCGGCAAGGATTTTTTGAATGTGGAACCAACGAATGCAAGTAATGCCGGTGATGCCATTAAAGCACCACAGGATGCTCAGGTTATCATAAACGGGATCATGCGTGCCATGACAAGTTCGGACTATTACGGCCGGAATTTTATTATGTACGGTGATGCCAAGGGAGGCGATCTTACCATCTATTCGGCAGGAAGAGGCCTGGATGCGCTTTATACGTTTAACCATTCTATAACCACAAACAGCTATAGTGGGTATTGGTCACAAATTTATTTTTGCCTTTTACAGGTCAATAATCTTATTGAGAATATAGAAAAATTAAAGACAGCCGGCACTGCAGAAGGCTTTGATGAATATGAAGGAGAGGCGCTCACCTTAAGAGCGTTAATGTATTTTGACCTGGTACGGCTGTACGGAAAGCCCTATAATTTTGATAAAACAGCGTGGGGCGTTCCAAATATTACGAGTGTTTTAAAGCCATTTGATAAACCGTTACGGAATACGGTAGAGGAAAATTATAGGCAGATAATGGCTGATCTTATCAAAGCAGCACCGCTGTTATCAAAAGAAGTGAATAACAGTTATATCAATTACTACGGGAACCTTGCACTCCAGGCCAGGGTGAACTTATATATGAACAATCCGGCTGCTGCCTTATCAGCAGCGGAAGAAATTATTAACAGCGGCAAATATACCCTTTATACCCCCGGAAACTGGGCCACCTCATGGACTTCCCAGTTTGGAAGTGAATCCATATTTGAACTGGTGATGCTTACCGGAGAAGCCGACCTGGGTTCATCAAGCCTGGGTTATTATTTAAGAAGAAAAGGCGATGGTGGAGGTGCTGCTGCCGGATGGTTTGGAGCAAGCGATGGTTTCTTAAACCGGTTAAAGCAGGATACCAGTGACGTCAGGTGGTCGGTAATGGCCGCGGATGAATTATCAACAACAGCTAAGCCCCGCCTGGGCTCCTGCTATAAATACAGCGGAAATACCAGTCATGTTGGGGATAAAGGTTCACAAAGCGCAGTCAACATCAAAGTGATCCGTTTATCGGAAGTTTATCTAATTGCTGCAGAGGCTGCTCTGGCAACTGACAAAGAAAAAGCAGCGGGTTACCTGAATGCCATAAGAAAGCGTTCGCCGAATTTAGCACCGGCCACTGCTGCAACAGTTACTATGGATATGATCCTGGATGAAAGAAGCAAGGAGCTTTTTTGTGAAGGGCACCGCTTTTTTGATATGATACGGTTAAATAAACAGATCACTTTTAATGATGAGTTTGTAGGCACCATAACCACGCGGCCTAAAACGATCGACCGGAGCTATTATAAAATCATTCTTCCCATTTCCCAGGATGAAATTAACAGGAATCGGGGGTTAGAGGCACAGCAAAATCCCGGATACAACTGA
- a CDS encoding FecR family protein gives MNRDAFLALLVKKMTGCLSEQETVHLGTAVSENYEYQQIGKVLEKMHFMNEVEIDKENRLAVIWKQIESNTTVLPEKKNVRSFLFLKVAAILLLAGGLALFFRYRNHPIKKDKMIVLNTTNEKRYTTLPDGTQVTLNYHSSLEYNNDFGHEKRKIILQGEAFFDVTKNPAVPLQVFAGPLMIEVKGTAFNVNAYRNNADVEVALLRGIVEVSRRGGHTDKVLLKPDQRLLAPNTTSGIVQFSIDAVDQKVIQQIHWKEDSLVFKKEKLQDIALRLEKKYNVTIEIVTAALKEKRFSGMFVNESLSEGLDALKLAYPFSYKIEDKKVTIR, from the coding sequence ATGAACAGGGATGCCTTTTTAGCCTTGCTGGTAAAGAAAATGACCGGGTGCCTTTCAGAGCAGGAAACGGTTCATCTGGGCACTGCTGTCAGCGAAAATTATGAATACCAGCAGATCGGGAAGGTCTTAGAAAAGATGCATTTCATGAATGAGGTGGAGATCGATAAAGAAAACCGGCTTGCAGTTATATGGAAACAGATTGAAAGCAATACAACCGTTCTGCCGGAGAAAAAAAATGTACGAAGCTTTCTGTTCTTAAAAGTTGCCGCCATACTGCTGTTGGCAGGCGGGCTGGCGCTTTTTTTCCGGTACAGGAATCATCCTATTAAAAAAGATAAAATGATTGTACTGAATACAACAAATGAAAAACGCTATACTACTTTGCCTGATGGTACCCAGGTAACACTGAATTATCATTCTTCGCTGGAATACAATAACGATTTCGGACACGAAAAACGCAAAATTATTTTGCAGGGTGAGGCTTTTTTTGATGTAACAAAGAACCCGGCTGTACCCTTGCAGGTATTTGCGGGGCCGCTGATGATTGAAGTAAAGGGCACTGCTTTTAATGTGAATGCCTACAGGAATAATGCTGATGTGGAAGTGGCTTTACTTCGCGGGATCGTAGAGGTTTCCCGCAGAGGGGGCCATACGGATAAGGTATTGCTGAAGCCCGATCAGCGGCTGCTGGCGCCCAATACAACCTCTGGTATTGTGCAGTTTAGTATTGATGCCGTTGATCAGAAGGTGATACAACAAATACACTGGAAAGAGGATTCTCTGGTGTTTAAAAAAGAAAAGCTACAGGATATTGCATTAAGGCTTGAGAAGAAATATAATGTAACGATTGAAATAGTAACGGCAGCTTTAAAAGAAAAACGCTTTAGCGGTATGTTTGTCAATGAAAGTTTATCAGAAGGCCTGGATGCCTTGAAACTGGCATACCCGTTTAGTTATAAGATCGAAGATAAGAAAGTAACGATCCGGTAG
- a CDS encoding gluconokinase, with protein sequence MSVDPIRNRKAATIIVMGVSGSGKTTIGQLIAREKGYVFIDGDELHPPENIAKMQAAIPLTDEDRWAWLKRINANAMALNEKGVTVVVACSALKKVYRDLLRNGIQKILFICVKGSFDRIHQLIGSRNGHFMPVDLLKSQFETLEVPDANETDCVIVAITSLPQEMQEINEQLQVRDL encoded by the coding sequence GTGTCTGTAGATCCCATAAGAAACAGAAAGGCCGCAACCATTATTGTAATGGGGGTATCCGGCAGTGGTAAAACCACTATTGGTCAGTTAATAGCCCGGGAAAAAGGTTATGTATTTATAGACGGTGACGAACTGCATCCACCGGAAAATATTGCAAAAATGCAGGCCGCTATTCCTTTAACAGACGAGGATCGGTGGGCCTGGCTGAAACGCATTAATGCAAATGCCATGGCATTAAATGAAAAAGGGGTAACAGTAGTAGTTGCCTGCTCCGCGTTGAAAAAAGTGTACCGGGATTTGTTAAGAAACGGTATTCAAAAGATCCTGTTCATCTGCGTGAAGGGGTCTTTTGACCGGATTCATCAGCTCATCGGATCAAGAAACGGGCATTTTATGCCTGTTGACCTTTTAAAAAGCCAGTTTGAAACACTGGAAGTGCCTGACGCAAACGAAACAGATTGCGTTATTGTTGCAATAACATCGCTTCCGCAGGAAATGCAGGAAATAAATGAGCAGCTTCAGGTCAGGGATCTATAG
- a CDS encoding SusC/RagA family TonB-linked outer membrane protein, giving the protein MKSLLFVIICIAALYQQVQAQRSLSGKVTEAGVGTPVQGATVQVKGTNTITVTDENGAFELKNVPEKAVLVFSSVNYLRQEYPVGNEAMIAVSLEPDNTSLDEVMVIAYGTAKKGTYTGSVSTLSANDIKDPPNTTFENALNGKVAGLQFSQTSGQAGSASDIRIRGIGSMNASKDPLYVIDGVPVISGNSGQMSDYNYTTNNIMNSLNPDDIESISVLKDAAASSLYGSRAANGVIIVTTKKGKLGKPVISLKTSLGFSPSWATDNYEPASVQDQVNMLYSVFYDYSIAGGASAADASASAINRLNGKFNMHGYYFEAPGTGRYENIAIKGMTDGIENRDGKYFDWNKVLFRTGLFTTNDISVSGGNDNTTYYSSLSYTKDKNRVAVNELERVAGRVNLTQKIGKIIEFSSNVNVAKYDKTGFNDSRNLGLNYFLESRNLLWPLYWPTDYKTGAPFTDRYGSYAYNDEYYNTLWNGGSRTLSLSAIEGLTVKILPTLNVKSIFSYNNSSVKDHLYYSPLHFNGQASDGSVDDMSTTYTKMVSSTTVNYNEQFGKNDIGFLAGFEGEKNVTDFLRASGTNLATSSLQTPATAGKTVSNGYSWGNNLMSVLSRLEYNYDQRYYLSGSFRRDGTSRVAPDTRWANFWSVAGSWRIDKEKFFNSGGVVSNLRVRASYGTNGTMPSNDFGWRSLIYYNTDSRYNEQPGGLISSFGNDSLTWEKSKAANIALEFGLFNQRLTGTIEYFNKNTDDLIQSVPISTVTGISSILSNIGRINNRGLEFELAGDLIRKPGLRWSASVNGSVLKSTVKELYGGQPIIWDDPTGDDARAQFIYQEGASMLSFYGYEWAGVDPSTGSNVYYVNDPDNPKGDFEFKGRGATYDYAKAQMVILGTGIPKLYGGFNTDAEYKGFTLALGFIYKIGGKLYDGAFKDVADDGYYWERIRSQYYFENLWTDANHNGTQPQIRGTDLTDAMQYSSRQLYDASFLRLKNITLGYNIPGRFLNKLSLKSGRLFFNGSNLLTMAKYKIADPEVTQYSTRGWELPITKTYTFGLEVSL; this is encoded by the coding sequence ATGAAATCATTACTATTTGTTATCATCTGCATAGCTGCATTGTATCAGCAGGTGCAGGCACAACGTTCCCTTTCGGGAAAAGTTACGGAAGCCGGAGTGGGAACGCCTGTTCAGGGAGCTACTGTACAGGTTAAGGGAACAAATACCATAACAGTAACCGATGAAAACGGTGCTTTTGAATTGAAAAATGTTCCGGAAAAGGCAGTGCTGGTTTTTAGCTCGGTAAACTATCTCCGGCAGGAATACCCGGTGGGGAATGAAGCGATGATTGCTGTTTCTCTGGAACCTGATAATACTTCGCTGGACGAAGTAATGGTCATTGCCTATGGTACAGCAAAAAAAGGGACTTATACAGGTTCCGTCAGTACTTTATCTGCTAATGATATAAAAGACCCTCCTAATACAACTTTTGAAAATGCCCTGAATGGTAAAGTGGCAGGATTACAGTTTTCTCAAACCTCCGGGCAGGCAGGATCTGCTTCTGATATCAGGATCCGTGGGATCGGCTCCATGAATGCCTCCAAAGATCCGTTGTACGTAATTGACGGAGTGCCGGTCATATCGGGTAACAGCGGCCAGATGTCGGATTATAACTATACTACGAATAATATTATGAACTCGCTTAATCCGGATGACATTGAATCGATATCGGTGTTAAAGGATGCTGCTGCTTCATCATTGTACGGATCGCGGGCTGCAAACGGGGTTATCATTGTAACTACCAAAAAAGGAAAGCTTGGCAAGCCCGTTATATCGCTGAAAACGTCCTTAGGCTTTTCTCCTTCCTGGGCTACGGACAATTATGAGCCCGCCAGTGTTCAGGACCAGGTAAATATGCTGTATTCAGTTTTTTACGATTATAGTATAGCCGGTGGCGCATCTGCAGCTGATGCAAGTGCCAGTGCTATAAACCGGCTGAATGGGAAATTCAATATGCATGGTTATTATTTCGAAGCACCGGGTACGGGCCGGTATGAGAATATAGCCATAAAGGGGATGACGGATGGCATTGAAAACCGCGATGGCAAATATTTTGACTGGAACAAAGTGCTTTTCAGAACAGGGCTTTTTACAACGAATGATATTTCTGTTAGTGGCGGAAACGATAATACAACCTATTACTCCTCACTGTCCTATACAAAAGACAAGAACAGGGTTGCCGTTAATGAACTGGAACGCGTGGCGGGCAGGGTAAACCTGACACAGAAAATAGGAAAGATTATCGAATTTTCCAGTAACGTGAATGTTGCAAAATATGATAAAACGGGCTTTAATGACTCCCGGAACCTTGGATTGAACTACTTCCTGGAATCACGGAATTTATTATGGCCTTTATACTGGCCCACAGATTATAAAACAGGAGCTCCCTTTACTGACCGGTATGGAAGTTATGCATATAATGATGAATATTATAATACATTATGGAATGGAGGCAGCCGTACCTTATCCTTATCGGCCATTGAAGGGTTAACGGTTAAGATATTGCCTACATTAAATGTAAAGTCCATTTTTTCGTACAACAATTCCAGTGTTAAAGACCATTTGTATTACAGTCCTCTGCATTTTAACGGGCAGGCTTCTGATGGATCGGTTGATGATATGAGCACGACTTATACCAAAATGGTTTCCTCCACCACAGTAAACTATAATGAGCAGTTTGGTAAAAATGACATTGGCTTTTTAGCAGGTTTTGAAGGAGAGAAAAACGTGACGGATTTTTTGCGCGCGTCCGGCACCAACCTGGCAACGAGCTCGCTTCAGACACCTGCTACAGCGGGCAAAACGGTCTCAAACGGGTACAGCTGGGGCAATAACCTGATGTCTGTATTGTCAAGACTGGAATACAATTATGATCAACGCTATTATCTTTCCGGATCTTTCAGAAGAGATGGAACCTCCCGTGTAGCTCCTGATACAAGATGGGCTAATTTCTGGTCAGTAGCCGGTTCCTGGCGGATCGATAAGGAAAAATTCTTTAATTCCGGCGGTGTGGTCAGCAATTTGCGCGTGAGGGCTTCTTATGGTACCAATGGTACCATGCCTTCTAATGATTTTGGCTGGCGCTCATTGATCTATTATAATACAGATTCAAGATATAACGAGCAACCGGGCGGTCTTATTTCCTCCTTTGGCAATGACTCCCTTACCTGGGAAAAGAGCAAGGCTGCTAATATTGCGCTTGAGTTTGGCCTGTTTAACCAGCGGCTTACCGGAACCATTGAATACTTTAATAAAAATACAGACGACCTGATCCAGTCTGTACCAATATCTACTGTTACAGGTATTTCTTCTATTTTAAGCAATATCGGCAGGATTAACAACAGGGGCCTGGAATTTGAATTAGCCGGTGATCTTATCCGTAAGCCGGGCCTGCGCTGGTCGGCCTCAGTTAACGGCTCCGTATTAAAATCAACGGTTAAAGAACTATACGGCGGGCAGCCCATCATCTGGGATGACCCTACGGGAGACGATGCACGTGCGCAGTTTATTTACCAGGAAGGGGCATCTATGTTATCCTTTTATGGCTATGAGTGGGCAGGCGTGGATCCAAGCACCGGGAGTAATGTATACTATGTGAATGACCCTGATAATCCAAAAGGTGATTTTGAGTTTAAGGGCAGGGGCGCTACCTATGATTATGCAAAAGCGCAGATGGTTATTTTGGGCACGGGCATCCCCAAATTATATGGCGGCTTTAATACAGACGCTGAATACAAAGGGTTTACACTGGCGCTTGGGTTTATTTATAAAATAGGCGGAAAACTGTATGACGGCGCCTTTAAAGATGTGGCAGACGATGGTTATTACTGGGAGCGGATAAGATCCCAATATTATTTTGAAAATTTATGGACGGATGCGAACCATAACGGAACACAACCCCAGATCCGCGGTACGGATCTTACGGATGCTATGCAATACAGTTCGCGCCAGTTATATGACGCCTCTTTTCTCCGGTTAAAAAATATTACCCTGGGATACAATATTCCGGGCAGGTTTTTAAATAAGCTCAGCCTTAAATCCGGTCGCCTATTCTTTAACGGGTCCAACCTGTTGACAATGGCGAAATATAAAATAGCCGACCCGGAAGTAACGCAATATTCGACCCGCGGCTGGGAATTGCCGATCACCAAGACCTATACTTTCGGGCTGGAAGTAAGTTTATAA
- a CDS encoding outer membrane beta-barrel protein — MKFFRSSVFILLMVFSVAVANAQSKKISVSAADQPLKAVLEQVQMQSGYTIIYSDEVIGDSMKATVNARHQPVSIILNTILPQNGLLYRYRSKGMIIVGSAAPGNHAAGPVPVKDLEGIVVDADQHPIPYASVSLINRDSTLAGTAGERDGRFRITYAFEDQKKYSIQVSSVGYRTGMFTVAFSDTVHLKPFVLEKEKSTLNTVTVVASKPLMERKADRYIVNVEGTPLGDGNNALEVLQKSPGIWVDANGTIKISGSGSVTIMINDVIQRMSGQDLAEYLRTIRSENIKKMEVIPNPPSEYEASGTGGIVHIILKKARDEGFTGQASAIFRQQKGKPYIASGISAQYKIKKLYFFGNGSFSKEQQIYYARTVNRYEDNSSYDGITDRINNNRQNNLQGGMVYDISEKQSLSFQGSTTGIRLLRNFKTGITLKDSAGGIVTGNSVTGWSRIPRLTTGTLNYNYKLDTLGSVFKILADYVKGEKAEDMNIASVYTDPLKDTLYRNSYPSSTEIYSGQMDYQKYLTVHTKLQAGVKYVAARRDNTTAMEQMVDDSWVLNKAASNRFIYNENLLMGYTAMESSVKQTSIKIGLRAEETYMKGNNVTLGQQFSRKYLNLFPSAFLLQNLNKNPVPASLSFSYSRRIRRPQFGDLNPFRLRIGDYTVVVGNPDLLPEYSNNFKLNYSFWKGYSVNLQYQRTNNIIAEFANPQKDGVIEYQTRNFTYLTSYGAYIYAPVKLTKWWAVNAHAGLYHAAYVINDFEIAQTSSYFNTYHTITLKNNFDLTLFTMYSSPHVEGNTKSASLFFADISAGKKFFDNKLRLRLTVTDVLNTFREKSLTTYNGVQIDFYQKRPTRSAGISVSYLLHAGKKIRDKKVEQSAEEEKNRI; from the coding sequence ATGAAGTTTTTCAGGAGCAGTGTTTTCATTTTGCTGATGGTTTTTTCAGTAGCTGTGGCAAATGCCCAAAGTAAAAAGATCTCTGTTAGCGCAGCCGATCAGCCGCTTAAGGCTGTTTTAGAACAGGTGCAAATGCAAAGCGGCTATACTATTATTTATAGTGATGAAGTGATTGGCGATTCTATGAAAGCTACGGTGAATGCCCGTCATCAGCCTGTTTCAATTATTCTGAACACCATTCTTCCCCAAAACGGACTGTTGTACAGGTATCGTTCAAAAGGAATGATCATCGTAGGAAGTGCTGCGCCAGGCAACCATGCCGCAGGCCCGGTTCCGGTAAAAGACCTGGAAGGGATAGTGGTTGATGCAGACCAACACCCTATACCCTATGCATCGGTTTCTTTAATAAACCGGGATAGCACCCTGGCGGGTACAGCTGGTGAGCGGGATGGACGGTTCCGTATCACCTATGCGTTTGAAGATCAGAAAAAGTACAGTATACAGGTCTCTTCCGTAGGCTATCGTACGGGTATGTTTACTGTTGCATTTTCGGATACGGTACACCTGAAGCCATTTGTTCTTGAGAAAGAGAAAAGCACCCTGAATACAGTAACGGTGGTTGCTTCAAAACCGTTAATGGAAAGAAAGGCGGACCGGTATATTGTTAATGTAGAAGGGACACCATTGGGTGATGGTAACAATGCACTGGAAGTATTGCAAAAGTCACCGGGAATATGGGTAGACGCCAATGGTACCATTAAAATAAGCGGCAGCGGATCAGTAACCATTATGATCAATGATGTCATACAGCGCATGTCCGGGCAGGATCTGGCAGAATACCTCAGAACCATTCGCTCAGAGAACATAAAAAAGATGGAGGTCATACCCAATCCGCCATCTGAATATGAAGCCTCCGGCACTGGTGGTATTGTTCATATTATCCTGAAAAAAGCCAGGGACGAAGGATTCACCGGGCAGGCTTCAGCGATCTTCAGACAGCAAAAAGGAAAACCCTATATAGCCTCCGGCATTTCAGCGCAGTATAAGATAAAGAAGCTCTATTTTTTTGGCAATGGTTCTTTCTCAAAAGAGCAGCAGATCTATTATGCCCGAACAGTGAACCGTTATGAGGATAACAGCTCTTATGACGGTATTACTGATCGCATTAATAATAACCGGCAAAACAATTTGCAGGGTGGAATGGTGTATGATATTTCTGAAAAACAATCCCTGAGCTTTCAGGGGAGCACAACAGGGATACGGCTATTGCGGAATTTTAAAACGGGCATTACTTTAAAAGACAGTGCCGGCGGCATTGTAACCGGTAATTCTGTTACCGGCTGGAGCCGTATACCCCGCCTTACAACAGGTACGCTGAATTATAATTATAAACTGGATACCCTGGGCTCTGTATTTAAAATACTGGCAGACTATGTAAAAGGTGAGAAAGCAGAAGATATGAACATCGCATCCGTTTATACAGACCCGCTCAAAGACACCCTTTACAGGAACAGCTACCCCAGCAGCACCGAGATCTACAGCGGGCAAATGGATTACCAGAAATACCTGACTGTACACACCAAATTACAGGCCGGTGTAAAATATGTGGCTGCAAGAAGAGACAATACCACTGCTATGGAGCAGATGGTTGATGATAGCTGGGTCCTGAACAAAGCGGCCAGCAACCGGTTCATTTATAATGAAAACCTTTTGATGGGTTATACGGCCATGGAAAGCTCGGTAAAGCAAACCAGTATTAAGATAGGGTTAAGAGCAGAAGAAACCTATATGAAAGGCAATAACGTTACGCTGGGCCAGCAATTTTCCAGGAAATACCTGAACCTGTTCCCTTCCGCATTTTTGCTGCAAAACCTGAACAAAAACCCAGTTCCGGCCTCACTTTCTTTTAGTTACAGCCGCAGGATCCGCCGGCCGCAATTTGGAGACCTGAATCCCTTCCGCCTGCGTATCGGTGATTATACTGTTGTGGTCGGCAACCCCGATCTGTTGCCGGAATATTCCAATAACTTTAAACTAAACTACAGTTTCTGGAAAGGGTATTCGGTAAACCTGCAATACCAGCGTACCAATAATATCATTGCAGAGTTTGCCAACCCTCAGAAGGATGGTGTGATTGAATACCAGACACGAAACTTTACATACCTGACTTCTTATGGAGCGTATATATATGCGCCTGTTAAGCTTACAAAATGGTGGGCCGTAAATGCCCATGCCGGGCTATATCATGCGGCATATGTCATTAATGATTTTGAAATAGCACAGACATCCTCTTATTTCAACACGTATCATACGATCACGTTGAAAAATAATTTTGACCTTACGCTTTTTACAATGTACAGCTCCCCTCATGTTGAAGGAAATACAAAAAGTGCTTCCCTGTTTTTTGCAGATATATCGGCCGGTAAGAAGTTCTTTGATAATAAATTGCGATTAAGATTAACCGTTACGGATGTGTTGAATACGTTCAGGGAAAAATCGCTGACCACTTATAATGGTGTTCAGATTGATTTTTATCAAAAGCGCCCGACCCGATCTGCGGGTATTTCTGTAAGTTACCTCTTGCATGCCGGCAAAAAGATCAGAGATAAAAAAGTAGAGCAGAGCGCGGAAGAAGAGAAGAACCGTATCTGA
- a CDS encoding RNA polymerase sigma-70 factor gives MRMQTPSVQSLFQGIAREQKEDFNQLFYRYYDRLVAFAMQYVQAREPAEEIVSALFVSLWQKREKLDAIRSPEVYLFIAVKNGCLNYLRRLPGRFTTLPDDAFLHNRGVDIHGPEYKELVKVLNMAISKLPEQRRIIFRLIKEEGLKAKEVAEILSVSVRTVESQLYKAVKSLAAAVSHYLGYDPQQKKQQSGKDVFFFLFF, from the coding sequence ATGCGCATGCAAACGCCATCTGTTCAATCTTTGTTCCAGGGGATTGCCCGGGAACAAAAGGAAGATTTCAATCAGCTGTTTTACAGGTATTATGACCGGCTGGTGGCTTTTGCTATGCAATATGTGCAGGCCCGGGAGCCCGCTGAAGAAATTGTATCAGCACTGTTTGTTTCCCTGTGGCAAAAACGGGAAAAACTTGATGCGATCCGCTCACCTGAAGTTTATCTATTCATTGCTGTAAAGAATGGCTGTCTCAATTACCTGCGCCGGTTGCCCGGGCGCTTTACCACGCTGCCCGATGATGCATTTCTGCACAACCGAGGGGTTGATATACACGGTCCCGAATATAAAGAGCTGGTAAAGGTTTTAAATATGGCTATCAGCAAATTACCGGAGCAGCGAAGAATCATTTTCAGGCTCATAAAGGAAGAAGGGCTAAAAGCAAAGGAGGTAGCGGAGATCCTTTCTGTTTCTGTCAGAACAGTAGAGAGCCAGCTTTATAAAGCGGTAAAATCCCTGGCAGCTGCTGTCAGCCATTACCTGGGATACGATCCGCAACAGAAAAAACAACAATCAGGTAAAGATGTCTTCTTTTTTTTATTTTTTTAA